In Malania oleifera isolate guangnan ecotype guangnan chromosome 8, ASM2987363v1, whole genome shotgun sequence, a single window of DNA contains:
- the LOC131162757 gene encoding cytochrome P450 81C13-like, which yields MDILYCYLALFLSLLIFRLQLRPRRISPPTPFALPIIGHLHLIKNPLYVALERLSLRYGPILNLRLGVLPIVVVSSPSAVEECFTKNDIIFANRPQSLAGDVLSYDYTSLTFASYGHLWRSVRRLTVNEMFSSNSIQKISAIRKEEVRDFLRRLYEVSKSGSQKVELKYFFSLLTFNVLMRIFAGKRSIEGEAATTVMGIRQHLQELREIFLPSQSMNMCDFLPILRWVGYKGLEKNMVKMYRKRDEFLQNLIDEVRQKKATNSFNCTPNMESGKKMTVIENLLSLQESKPEFYSDKLIKSIIAVMFVAGTDTSALTLEWAMSLLLDHPKVLEKVRAEIDNHVEHERLIDELDLSKLPYLRCVVYEALRLYPAAPLLLPHFSSGDCTLGGYDIPRRTVLLVNVWALNRNPKVWEEPEKFKPERFEDTEGDREGFKFIPFGVGRRACPGAGMGMRTVSLALGAVIQCFELEKVGQEVNMSCNFATTMARAEPLEAVCAPRQNFLKLLSQL from the exons ATGGATATCTTATACTGTTATCTTGCTCTCTTCTTGTCACTTCTCATTTTCCGACTTCAACTTCGTCCCCGCCGAATTTCACCACCGACCCCATTTGCTCTTCCAATAATTGGCCACCTTCACCTCATTAAGAACCCACTCTACGTAGCACTCGAGAGACTATCACTCCGATACGGTCCCATACTAAATCTCCGACTCGGTGTCCTGCCTATCGTCGTCGTGTCTTCTCCCTCTGCTGTTGAGGAGTGCTTCACCAAGAACGACATAATATTTGCAAACCGACCGCAATCTCTTGCTGGGGATGTACTTAGTTACGATTATACATCCCTCACATTTGCTTCATATGGTCACCTTTGGCGAAGTGTTCGTCGCCTCACAGTCAATGAAATGTTCTCCTCAAACAGCATCCAGAAAATTTCTGCCATCCGTAAAGAAGAAGTTCGTGACTTTCTTCGCCGACTTTATGAAGTCTCAAAGAGTGGAAGCCAAAAGGTGGAGCTGAAGTATTTTTTCTCCCTTCTAACGTTCAATGTTCTCATGAGGATATTTGCCGGAAAGCGCAGCATTGAAGGAGAGGCTGCAACCACCGTTATGGGAATCAGGCAGCATCTGCAAGAACTCAGAGAGATTTTCCTTCCGTCCCAGTCAATGAACATGTGTGACTTCCTGCCAATATTGAGGTGGGTTGGGTACAAAGGATTGGAGAAGAATATGGTCAAGATGTATAGGAAAAGAGATGAATTTCTGCAGAATTTGATAGATGAGGTTCGACAAAAGAAAGCTACTAATTCATTCAATTGCACTCCCAATATGGAAAGCGGAAAGAAGATGACAGTGATTGAAAATCTATTGTCCCTCCAAGAATCTAAACCTGAATTCTATTCAGACAAACTCATCAAAAGCATAATAGCG GTTATGTTTGTTGCAGGAACTGATACATCAGCCCTCACTTTAGAGTGGGCAATGTCTCTTCTACTGGATCACCCAAAGGTATTAGAGAAGGTGCGAGCGGAGATTGATAACCATGTCGAACATGAACGCTTAATTGACGAGTTGGACCTTTCCAAACTTCCTTATCTCCGTTGTGTAGTATATGAGGCTCTTAGATTATATCCTGCAGCGCCGCTATTACTTCCCCATTTTTCATCTGGTGATTGCACACTCGGAGGATACGACATACCGCGACGGACAGTCCTGTTGGTGAATGTTTGGGCTCTTAACAGAAATCCCAAAGTATGGGAGGAGCCCGAAAAGTTCAAGCCAGAGAGGTTTGAGGACACTGAGGGGGACAGAGAAGGGTTCAAATTTATTCCTTTTGGAGTGGGGCGGAGGGCGTGTCCGGGAGCTGGCATGGGCATGCGGACAGTTTCATTGGCATTGGGTGCAGTGATTCAGTGTTTCGAGTTGGAAAAGGTTGGGCAGGAGGTGAACATGAGCTGTAATTTTGCCACGACTATGGCCAGGGCTGAGCCTTTGGAGGCTGTGTGCGCCCCACGCCAGAATTTTTTGAAACTACTATCCCAACTATGA